In Methanobacterium paludis, the following proteins share a genomic window:
- the dapB gene encoding 4-hydroxy-tetrahydrodipicolinate reductase, translated as MIDVAVTGACGRMGSKIIKTILQQEDMNVVAAIEAPNSSMEGKDVGELIGIGEIGVEVTGAEKLKQTLETKKPDVLVDFTIAKAAIGTIKTCAECGVNLVVGTTGFTDEQMAEIRAAVAANNIKAVIAPNMAVGVNVFFKVIKDLAKILGDYDVEIIEAHHKHKKDAPSGTAVRAAEIIAEQLNRNLDEVGVYGRKGIVGERKADEIGIHAVRGGDIVGDHTVLFAGEGERIEIVHRAQSRQSFVTGVMKALRYVLTGEEGKISDMSDVLGLN; from the coding sequence ATGATCGATGTGGCTGTAACAGGTGCATGCGGAAGAATGGGTTCTAAGATAATAAAAACAATCCTCCAACAGGAAGATATGAACGTTGTAGCAGCAATAGAAGCTCCAAACTCATCCATGGAAGGTAAAGATGTGGGGGAACTGATTGGAATTGGAGAAATCGGTGTTGAGGTGACAGGCGCGGAAAAACTCAAACAAACGCTTGAAACCAAAAAACCAGATGTTTTAGTTGATTTTACCATTGCCAAAGCTGCTATCGGCACTATAAAAACATGTGCAGAGTGCGGTGTTAATCTGGTGGTGGGTACAACAGGATTTACAGACGAACAGATGGCAGAAATAAGGGCTGCAGTAGCAGCAAACAACATAAAAGCAGTTATTGCTCCAAATATGGCAGTAGGTGTTAATGTTTTCTTCAAAGTTATAAAAGACCTTGCAAAAATCCTTGGAGACTACGATGTGGAGATCATCGAAGCTCATCATAAGCACAAGAAAGACGCACCATCAGGAACAGCTGTAAGGGCCGCTGAGATCATAGCAGAACAATTAAACCGCAACCTTGATGAAGTGGGAGTCTACGGCAGAAAAGGAATAGTTGGTGAGAGGAAAGCTGATGAAATAGGAATACACGCTGTTCGTGGAGGCGACATTGTCGGAGATCACACTGTGCTATTTGCAGGTGAAGGAGAACGCATTGAGATTGTGCACAGAGCTCAAAGTAGACAGTCGTTTGTAACTGGTGTGATGAAAGCTCTTCGATATGTTTTAACTGGTGAAGAAGGTAAAATCAGCGATATGAGTGATGTTCTTGGGTTAAATTAA